From one Marmota flaviventris isolate mMarFla1 chromosome 1, mMarFla1.hap1, whole genome shotgun sequence genomic stretch:
- the Fam3d gene encoding protein FAM3D — protein MRATGLIRLLALAFVLVAAWILLHSSNSFSTKTIRLPRWMGAEDTKDIIETKKAKCGLSKPCPTNYFAFKICSGAANVVGPSMCFENQIIMSPVKNNIGRGLNIALVNGTTGQVVRKDSFDMYSGDAKLLVKFLKEIPRDTLVLVASYDDPGTKMNEDIRYLFSNLGSSYVKQLGFRDSWVFLGARDLKNKSPFEQFLKSNPETNKYDGWPDLLELEGCVPRKVF, from the exons ATGAGAGCCACAG GTCTGATTCGCCTCCTGGCCTTGGCCTTCGTCCTGGTGGCCGCCTGGATCCTCCTTCACTCCTCCAACAGCTTCAGCACCAAAACCATCCGCCTGCCGCGCTGGATGG GAGCCGAGGACACCAAGGACATCATCG AAACCAAGAAGGCCAAGTGCGGCCTCAGCAAGCCCTGCCCGACCAACTACTTTGCATTCAAAATCTGCAGTGGGGCCGCCAACGTGGTGGGTCCCTCCATGTGTTTTGAAAACCAAAT TATCATGAGTCCCGTGAAGAACAACATAGGCAGAGGCCTGAACATCGCCCTGGTGAACG GAACCACAGGACAGGTGGTGAGAAAGGACTCTTTCGACATGTACTCCGGAG ATGCCAAGCTCCTGGTGAAATTCCTTAAGGAAATTCCACGGGACACACTGGTGCTGGTGGCCTCCTACGATGACCCGGGGACCAA AATGAACGAGGACATCAGGTACCTCTTCTCCAACCTGGGCAGCTCCTACGTGAAGCAGCTGGGCTTCCGGGACAGCTGGGTCTTCTTAGGAGCCAGAGACCTCAAGAACAAAAGCCCCTTTGAACAG ttctTAAAGAGTAACCCGGAAACAAATAAATACGACGGCTGGCCGGACCTGCTGGAGCTGGAGGGCTGTGTGCCCCGGAAGGTATTCTAG